The following nucleotide sequence is from bacterium.
GGTGGCGTCTCGTTCGAGACCGACGGCGGCTTCGGCGAGCTGCGCTGCCAGAACGACTGGATGCACCCGCTGCGCGGCGTGCGCGGCGCCTTCCAGGCGCTGTGGACCCGGCCCGGCGGGGTCGCGATGCTGCGCCGCCGGCACGACGGCGAGTACGCCAACGCCCGTAACGTCGCCGGCACCACGTTCACCGGCACCCTGCCGTCGTTCACGCTGCGCATCGACGATCCGCTACCGGTCGTCCCGGTCGTCTCCGGCTTCACGCCGCACGTGCCGCACGACCTGCGCGACTCGACGCTGCCGGCGGCCTCCTTCCGCGTCGCGCTGACGAACCCGGGGGCCGACGCCGCCCCGGCGGCGGTGCTGCTGTCGTGGGAGAACGTCCTCGGCCGCGGCGGCAGCGGGCACCTCGGGCCCGAGCTGGGGCCGGAGCAGGAGATGCGCGGCGTCCGGCGCCGCGTGGTGTGGGACAGCGTCGCCGGCAACTGGCAGGAGCCGGCACGGGTCGTTGGCGCACGCGGCGTGCGCTTCCGCACCGACCAGCGCTGGGACGCGCGCTCGCACCGCGCGGGCGTGGTCGGCGAGCACCTCCTGCTCGTGGCCGAGGACGACGGCGTCGAGATCACCGTCTGCGACGGCTGGGACGCCGGCGCGGCCGCCGCCAGCGTCCTCGACGACTTCGCCCTCGACGGCCGTTTGCGCTCGCCGCATCGCGGACGGCGCGGCGCCGACGGCGGCTGGCGCCCCGCGGCCGCGGTCGCCGCGCGCCTGGTCGTGCCGCCCGGTGCGACGCGCGTGGTGCGCTGGGTGCTGGTGTGGTGGATGCCCGACCACGTCACCGAGCCGTCGTTGTGGCGCCATCGCGGCGCCGGGCCGCACGACGGCGTCCGCGTCGGCCACGTCTACGAGCGCTGGTTCGACTCGGCCGACGCCGTCGCCGCGCACGTCCTGCGCGAGGAGGCGCGGCTGGCCGCGGCGTCGGGGGAGCTCGGCGCGGTGTTGCGCGACGGTACGTTGCCGGCATGGCTCGTGCGTCCGCTCGAGAACGCGCTCGACGCGACGCTCGCCAACACCGTCGTGCCGAAGGACGGCACGCTCTACACGATCGAGGGCGTCGACTGGCACTGGCCGATGGGCGGTCTCACCGGCACGAACGACCAGCGGCTCGCCGCCCACCCGTACACCGCGACCTTCTTCTCCGAGCTCGACCTGACCGAGCTCGACGCGTTCCGCCGACTCGCCGACGCCCGTGGCGCCGTTCCGCACGGCAACGGCAACTGCGACCTCGGCCTCGGCACCACCGACGTGCCCTACGGCTGGCCGATGTTCATCAAGGACTTCCTGCCCGCGAAGGAGTGGACCGATCTCACGATGTCGCTCGTGCTCCAGGTCGCGCGCCATTGGCGCGTCACCGGCCGGCGCGACGTCCTCGAGCGTTTCTGGCCGGCGCTCCGCCGCGGCATGGATTACCTGGCCGGCATCGCGCCGCACGGGGTGCCCGAGGGCGGCACGACGTACGACGTCTGGGACTTCCCCGGCGCCTTCGTTTACACGGCGACGCTCTACCTCGCGACCTGCGCGGCGATGGAGGACCTCGCGGTGCACATGGAGCCCGCGTGCGCGGCGACGTACGCGGCCCGCCGCGCCGCGTGCCGCCGCGTCGTCGACGAGGAGCTGTGGGACGCGCGCGGCTTCTTTCGCAGCACGCCGGCGAAGGACACGCTCTTCACCGCGGCGCTCGCCGGCGACTGGGCGGCGCGCTGGATCGGCCTCGATCCCGTCGTCGACCCGGCGCGGGCGGCGAGCCATCTGCGTCACCAGCATCGCGTGCTGGTGCGTGCGGCGCAGACGGATCCTGCGCGCCCCGCGCTGCCATGGGCCGAGGCGACGTTCGACGGCGCGCTCGTCGAGCACCCCTTCCGTGCCGGCCTGCCGGCGGGGCAGGAGTTCACCTACGTCTGGCAGGTGGTCTCCTACCAGGCCTGCGCGCAGCTCTACCTCGGGCTGGTCGACGACGGGCTCGAGACGCTGCGCACGCTCTACGATCGCCTCTGGCTCGAAGGCTGGGCGTGGAGCGGCGGCCTGCGCGGCGACCCCGAGTCGATCTACATGACGCATCCCGTGGCCTGGGCGATCCCGCACGCGCTGGCGGGCTCCGCGCTCGACGTGCCCGGCCGCGCGCTGCGCCTCGCGCCGCAGCCGGAGCGGCTGCGCTGTCCCGTGCTGTTTCCGGGGTTCTGGGCGATGCTCGACCGCGCGCCCGGGCGTGCGACGACGCTCGCGGTCGTGCGCCATTTCGGCGAGCCGGTCGTCGTCGACCGCATAGTCCTCCCGGGCGCGACCCACGACCGGCCCGGGACGGCGCTCGCGGCGGGCACGCGGCTCGAGCTGCCGGGATGACGTCGCTCTTCGTGCCGGGGCGGCTGTGTCTCCTCGGCGAGCACTCCGACTGGGCCGGCGCATACCGGCGTACGCATCCCGCCATCGTGCCGGGCCGTTGCCTCGTCACTGCCACCGACCAGGGCCTCGGGGCCGAGGCCGAGCCGCTCGACGACGCGCTCGAGCTCGCCAGCATGCTCCCGGACGGCACGCACGCCGAGCCCGTGCGCCTGCCGCTCCGGTCGCTCGCCGACGCCGCACGCGCCGGCGGCTTCTGGAGCTACGCGGCCGGCGTGGCGAGCATCGTGCGCGAGCGCTGGGACGTCGGCGGGCTGCGGCTGCGCATCGTCGCGAACGACCTGCCGCTCGGGAAGGGGCTGTCGTCGTCGGCGGCGGTGTCGGTGCTGGTGGCGCGCGCGTTCGCCCGCACCTGGGGGCTCGACGTCGACGTGCGCGAGGAGATGCGGCTCGCCTACGCCGGCGAGCGACGTGCCGGCTCCGCCTGCGGCCTCATGGACCAGGTGTGCGCGTTCGGCCGGCGCACGA
It contains:
- a CDS encoding GHMP kinase; the encoded protein is MTSLFVPGRLCLLGEHSDWAGAYRRTHPAIVPGRCLVTATDQGLGAEAEPLDDALELASMLPDGTHAEPVRLPLRSLADAARAGGFWSYAAGVASIVRERWDVGGLRLRIVANDLPLGKGLSSSAAVSVLVARAFARTWGLDVDVREEMRLAYAGERRAGSACGLMDQVCAFGRRTTRLDFDGAAFDVRPIPVGAPLHLLVVDLRAAKDTRRILADLNACYPAAPGTLAAGVRDALGPGNLDLVERAEEALAAGDAAALGATMAEAQALFDARVAPACPELRAPRLHAVLEHPAVTELAYGGKGVGSQGDGCAQLVARDPAARDALAARLAHDLGVATLPLTMAPAAAAA